Genomic segment of Cronobacter dublinensis subsp. dublinensis LMG 23823:
GAACTTCTGGCACCGCAAAACGGTGAAACTATTCTCGATCTCTGTGCCGCCCCTGGCGGAAAAACCACGCATATTCTTGAAGCCGCGCCGCAGGCCACTGTGATGGCGGTGGACATAGACGCGCAGCGTATCTCCCGCGTCTATGACAACCTTAAACGCCTCCGGATGAAGGCAGACGTCAAGGTGGGTGACGGTCGCTTCCCGGCGCAATGGTGCGGAGATACGCAGTTCGACCGTATTTTGCTGGATGCGCCCTGTTCCGCGACCGGTGTTATCCGTCGTCACCCGGATATCAAATGGCTGCGCCGTGATTCCGATATCGCCGAGCTGGCGCAGTTGCAGTCGGAAATTCTGGACGCCATCTGGCCACACCTTAAGCCAGGCGGTACGCTGCTGTATGCGACCTGCTCCATTTTGCCGGAAGAGAACAGCGAACAGATCCTGGCATTCCTCGCCAGAACGCCGGATGCACAACTGGACGGCACCGGGTCAGCACAAACGCCCGGCATACAGAATCTTCCCGGCGCGACCGAAGGCGATGGCTTCTTTTACGCTAAGCTAATCAAAAAGTGATTGGGCCCGCGCAGGCGGCCCCGGACGGGTGAAGCAAAACGATGAAGATAATCATTCTGGGCGCCGGTCAGGTCGGCGGGACGCTGGCGGAAAACCTGGTGGGAGAAAACAACGATATTACCGTTGTCGATACCAACAGCGATCGTCTGCGCTTACTTCAGGATAAGTTTGATTTGCGTGTCGTACAGGGGCACGGCTCCCATCCGCGCGTGTTGCGCGAGGCGGGCGCTGACGACGCCGATATGCTGGTTGCAGTCACCAGTTCCGATGAGACGAACATGATCGCCTGCCAGGTGGCGTATTCGCTCTTTAATACGCCTAACCGAATCGCGCGCATCCGCGCGCCGGATTATGTTCGTGATGCCGAGCGTCTCTTCACGCCCGAAGCGGTGCCTATCGATCATCTGATTGCGCCAGAGCAACTGGTGATTGATAACATTTACCGCCTGATTGAATATCCGGGCGCGCTGCAGGTGGTGAATTTTGCCGAAGGTAAAGTCAGTCTCGCGGTCGTGAAAGCGTACTATGGCGGTCCGCTGATTGGTAACGCGCTCTCCACGATGCGTGAGCATATGCCGCATATCGACACGCGCGTCGCCGCGATTTTCCGTCACGACAGACCCATCAGGCCGCAGGGTTCCACGATTGTGGAAGCGGGCGATGAAGTGTTTTTTATCGCGGCGTCCCAGCATATTCGCGCGGTGATGAGCGAGCTTCAACGCCTCGAAAAACCTTATAAGCGCATTATGCTGGTAGGCGGCGGGAATATCGGCGCGGGTCTCGCGCGCCGGCTGGAAAAAGATTACAGCGTTAAGCTTATCGAGCGCGATCAACAGCGCGCCGCAGAGCTTGCAGAGAAGCTGCAGCATACGATCGTGTTCTATGGTGATGCGTCGGATCAAGAGCTTCTGGCCGAAGAGCATATCGATCAGGTAGATCTTTTTATCGCGGTTACCAATGATGACGAAGCGAATATCATGTCCGCGATGCTTGCCAAACGCATGGGCGCGAAAAAGGTGATGGTGCTTATTCAGCGCCGCGCCTATGTGGATCTGGTGCAAGGCAGCGTTATCGATATTGCTATCTCTCCGCAGCAGGCGACCATTTCTGCGCTGCTCGGGCATGTGCGTAAGGCGGATATCGTAAGCGTGTCGTCGCTACGCCGCGGCGTGGCTGAAGCCATCGAAGCCGTTGCCCATGGCGACGAGACGACTTCCCGCGTTGTCGGGCGCGTAATTGATGATATTAAACTGCCGCCAGGCACGATCATTGGCGCCGTCGTGCGCGGTAATGATGTCATGATTGCCAATGACAATTTACGTATTGAGCAGGGCGATCATGTGATCATGTTCCTGACCGATAAAAAATATGTCACTGACGTCGAGCGTCTCTTCCAGCCAAGCCCCTTCTTTTTATAATAAAGGCGGCTGCGGCCGCCTTTATTATTATCGCTGAATATATCCGCATGATCTTCAAGGATAAAAGGACATTCTTACTTCAGCGAGAAAATGGAAAATCATATTTCCTTTGTTAGACTTAGTTAGGCTTTGAAATCCAGGGAGTAGAAAAATGAGCTTTTTTAAAGAGTTTCGCGAATTCGCCATGCGCGGAAATGTTGTGGACCTGGCGGTGGGTGTCATTATCGGTGCGGCATTCGGTAAAATCGTCTCGTCATTAGTGGCAGATATCATTATGCCGCCGTTGGGCTTACTGATAGGGGGAATCGATTTTAAACAGTTCGCCCTGACGCTGCGCCCGGCTGTTGGAGATACACCCGCAGTCATCATGCACTATGGCGTTTTCATTCAGAACGTATTTGATTTCATCATCGTCGCTTTCGCGATTTTTCTGGCCATTAAGGTGATCAATAAATTGCACCAGAAAAAACCGAAGGAAGCCGCAGGTCCGAGCAAAGAAGAAGTGTTACTTACCGAAATTCGCGATTTGCTGAAAGAGCAAAACCGTCACCCATAACGGTCTTCAAAAGCAGAAGGCCAGTGGTAAAAAAGCGATCTGCTTGTTTGCCACTGGCCTCCCAGTTCCCCCGCTTGCCGTACTTTCCTTTCCGTTGATAACTGCCTTTCCCTTTGAGATTCTTTTCAATACGCTGACGAAACAGAGGATCGTGTAGCAAGGCTTCTATCGCATTATACTGAATTTGCCCTTTCGTATGTTTATAGCGAGTCATAAGTGCTCCTGTGGTTTATTCGCCGCAAGTGTAGGCCTGCGACTGGAAAAGATCAATGTGGTCCTGTTTGTCCGTTCGCCCCCTGTTCTAGCGTTTCAAGGATCGAGCAATAGACACTGCTGTGCGCCGTGCCGCAACAGGCATCATTCAGCTTCTGCAGAGAAACGCGCATATTTTGTAATTCCTGTATACGGCTGTCGACTTCCTGCAGCCGCGCCTGAACAATGCTTTTCGACTCCTGACAGGTGTGATGTTCCGGATCGATGCGAATCGATAACAGCTCTCTTATTGATTCAAGGGTAAACCCCAACTGTCGCGCATGACGAATGAATCGCAGACGGCGCAAATCGTTTTCTGAATAAAGCCGAAAGCCACCTTCAGTGCGGATTTCATGGTCCATCATTTGCTGCTTTTCATAATAACGCACGGTGTCTGGTGTGACGCCTGCGAGCCGTGCAAGCTCTCCGATACGATACATCGCTATTCCTCCAGTTTGCTGGCAAGAGAGTGAGCATAACTGCCATGAAGAAAATCCGTACTGAGCCCGGCCTGTTTTAGCTTCAGCTCAAGTAAAGCCAGCCTTTTGCTTACGGTCTGGTAATCAGGATGCTGATGGTTGATTTCCTTAAGAAGATCGTTGAGCAGTACTGCCTCTCGACGCGCTTCAAGCTCGGGAGGAAGGAAACCCGCATTTTTTAAAAGCCGGTAACCGACCCGGAGTTCGGGATCGAGGTGAGAATCATCGTCGAGTACCAGTGGCTCGCCGGAACCAGGAAGATTGTCGAACTCACCTTTTTGCTGGGCCTCGAGGATATGACGCTCGGCCCACTGATCCATTAACCACATTGCAGCCTCCTTAAAGGGAATGAGAAATGAAACAGAACTGAAGAATAGGCGATAGCAGCACAGAACGACAGATATAAAAAAACCCGCCGAGGCGGGTTTTTTCACTTCACTGCAAATTACTCTGCAGCTGCTTCTGCTTGCGGCTCGGCGCGATCAACCAGCTCGATGTATGCCATCGGAGCGTTGTCACCAGCACGGAAGCCACACTTCAGAATGCGAGTGTAACCACCGGCACGGGTCGCGAAACGCGGGCCCAGCTCGTTAAACAGTTTTGCCACGATCTCGTTATCACGAGTGCGGGCGAATGCCAGACGACGATTAGCTACGCTGTCGGTCTTGGCAAGAGTAATCAGCGGCTCAACTACGCGACGCAGCTCTTTCGCTTTCGGCAGGGTCGTCTTGATGATTTCATGACGAACCAGGGAGCCGGCCATGTTGCGGAACATTGCCTGGCGATGGCTGCTGTTGCGGTTCAGTTGACGACCACTCTTACGATGGCGCATGACCTTATCCTTCTCAGTAAAACCTTAACCTGTGATCCGGTTACTCATCTGCAATGCTTGCCGGCGGCCAGTTTTCCAGGCGCATGCCCAGAGACAGACCACGGGAAGCCAGCACATCTTTAATCTCAGTAAGAGATTTCTTACCGAGGTTCGGCGTTTTCAGCAACTCAACCTCGGTACGTTGTACCAGATCACCGATGTAGTGGATAGCTTCTGCCTTGAGGCAGTTAGCAGAGCGGACAGTCAATTCCAGATCGTCAACAGGGCGCAGCAGGATCGGATCGAATTCTGGTTTCTCTTCTTTAACTTCCGGCTGACGAACATCACGTAAGTCAACGAAAGCTTCAAGTTGTTCTGCCAGGATGGTCGCCGCACGACGAATCGCCTCTTCAGGATCGATTGTGCCGTTGGTTTCCATTTCGATGACCAGCTTGTCCAGGTCGGTACGCTGTTCTACACGCGCTGCTTCAACATTGTAGGCAATACGTTCTACAGGGCTGTAGCAAGCGTCGACCAACAGACGGCCGATCGGGCGCTCATCTTCTTCCGAATGAATTCGGGCAGACGCCGGCACATAACCACGACCGCGCTGAACTTTGATACGCATGCTGATAGATGCGTTCTCATCGGTCAGGTGGCAGATCACGTGCTGCGGCTTGACGATTTCGACATCACCGTCATGGGTGATGTCGGCTGCGGTTACAGGGCCAATGCCAGATTTATTCAGAGTAAGTACGACTTCATCTTTACCCTGAACTCTCACCGCCAGCCCTTTCAGGTTGAGCAGGATTTCCAGGATATCTTCCTGAACGCCTTCTTTGGTGCTGTACTCGTGCAGTACACCATCAATCTCAACCTCGGTCACCGCGCAACCCGGCATCGATGAAAGCAGAATACGGCGCAGTGCGTTACCCAGAGTATGGCCAAAGCCACGCTCTAAAGGCTCAAGGGTCACCTTGGCGTGCGTCGAACTCACTTGCTCGATATCTACCAGGCGCGGTTTTAGAAACTCTGTCACAGAACCCTGCATTGTGTCCTCTCTTTGGTACTAAGCTTTACTTGGAGTAAAGCTCGACGATCAGGTGTTCGTTAATGTCCGCAGACAGATCGGTGCGCTCAGGCTTACGCTTGAAGGTACCTTCCATCTTGCCAGCATCAACTTCCAGCCAGGTTGGCTTTTCACGCTGCTCAGCCAGCTCCAGAGCGGCTTTCACGCGAGACTGCTTTTTCGCTTTCTCACGAACGCTAACTACGTCGTTCGGACCAACCTGGTAAGAAGCGATGTTAACAACACGACCGTTTACCATAATCGCTTTGTGGCTAACCAACTGACGTGCTTCTGCACGAGTGGCGCCAAAGCCCATACGGTATACAACGTTGTCCAGACGACCTTCCAGCAGAGCCAACAGGTTTTCACCGGTGTTGCCTTTCAGACGCGCTGCTTCTTTGTAGTAGTTACGGAACTGACGCTCCAGCACACCGTAGATACGGCGAACTTTTTGCTTTTCACGCAACTGTACACCATAGTCAGACAGACGCGGTTTACGTGCGCCGTGCTGGCCAGGAGCTTGTTCAATTTTACACTTGGTATCGATCGCGCGAACGCCAGACTTAAGGAACAGGTCTGTGCCCTCGCGACGGCTCAGCTTGAGCTTAGGACCCAAATATCTTGCCATTTTCTTTCTCCAACATTCCTAAAAACGGGCGTTATACGCGACGTTTTTTCGGCGGACGACAACCGTTGTGAGGGATCGGAGTCACATCAGTAATATTAGTGATGCGGAAACCAGCGGCGTTCAGAGCACGAATAGTAGATTCGCGGCCCGGACCCGGTCCCTTAACCATAACTTCCAGGTTCTTAATACCGTATTCTTTCACGGCTTCTGCGCAACGCTCTGCTGCAACCTGAGCTGCGAACGGAGTGGATTTGCGAGAACCACGGAAACCGGAACCACCGGCAGTTGCCCAACCCAGAGCGTTACCCTGACGATCAGTAATAGTAACGATGGTGTTGTTGAAAGAAGCATGGATATGAGCCACGCCGTCAGAGACTTGTTTTCTTACACGCTTACGTGCACGAACTGGTGCCTTTGCCATTATTCAATTCACCCCGATTATTTCTTGATCGGTTTGCGCGGACCCTTACGGGTACGTGCGTTGGTCTTGGTACGCTGACCGCGAACCGGGAGACCACGACGATGACGCAAACCGCGATAGCAACCAAGATCCATCAGGCGCTTGATGCTCATACTCACTTCACGGCGCAGATCACCTTCAACGACAAATTTGGCAACTTCGTCACGCAGCGTGTCGATTTGTTCTTCAGACAGCTCACTGATCTTAACATCTTCAGCGAAACCCACTGCAGCCAGGATAGCTTTAGAACGGGTTTTACCGATACCGTAGATCGAGGTTAATGCGATTACGGCATGCTTATGATCAGGAATGTTAATGCCTGCTATACGGGCCACTATGCACTCCTACTATAATGATTATGCGTCCCATGCTGAAAAGCCCGTTTTCAGGATACTCAAATGGAAACGCACAGACATACAAAAGATTGGCTGGCTAATCTAGCCAGCTCAACCCAACTTTGCAAGAAAAATATGCGAGATAATCAGCCTTGACGCTGTTTATGCTTCGGCTCGGCACTGCAAATCACGCGGATGACGCCATCACGCTTAACGATTTTGCAGTTACGGCATAATTTCTTGACGGAAGCACGAACTTTCATTTTTACTCTCCGTAACTTCTCAAGCGACCATTAACGGCCATAGCCTTTCAGGTTCGCTTTCTTCAATGCAGACTCATACTGACTAGACATCATCAGAGTTTGCACTTGAGCCATAAAGTCCATGATGACAACGACAACGATAAGTAACGATGTTCCACCGAAATAGAACGGAACCTTCATTGCATCACGCATGAACTCCGGGATCAGGCAAATGAAAGTAATATACAGCGCACCGACTAAAGTCAGACGTGTCATTACTTTATCGATATACTTCGCCGTTTGTTCTCCCGGACGAATTCCTGGCACGAATGCACCGGACTTCTTCAGGTTATCTGCTGTTTCGCGCGGGTTGAAAACCAACGCCGTGTAGAAGAAACAGAAGAAGATGATTGCAGACGCATAGAGTAACACATAAAGCGGTTGCCCAGGCTGCAAATACAGCGAAATTGTTGTCAGCCAGTTCCAACCAGTACCGCCCCCGAACCATGACGCGATGGTTGCCGGGAACAGAATAATACTGGAAGCGAAAATTGCCGGAATAACCCCAGCCATGTTCACTTTCAGCGGTAAATGTGTGCTCTGTGCAGCATAAACACGACGACCTTGCTGACGTTTTGCATAGTTCACGACGATGCGACGTTGACCACGCTCAACAAACACAACAAAGAAAGTCACTGCGAATACTAATACTGCAACCAACAGCAACAGGAGGAAGTGCAGGTCGCCTTGCCGCGCTTGCTCGATGGTATGGCCAATGGCCGGCGGAAGCCCCGCAACGATACCAGCGAAGATTATGATTGAGATACCGTTGCCGATACCGCGTTCAGTAATCTGTTCACCCAGCCACATCAGGAACATTGTCCCGGTAACCAGACTCACAACAGCGGTGAAATAGAATGCAAAGCCCGGATTAATTACCAGGCCTTGCATACCAGGCATATTCGGCAGACCGGTAGCAATACCGATCGACTGAAATATTGCCAGCACCAGAGTGCCGTAACGGGTGTACTGGCTGATCTTACGACGACCAGACTCCCCTTCTTTTTTCATTTCTGCCAGTGTCGGGTGAACGACAGTCAGCAGTTGGATAATAATAGAAGCCGAAATATACGGCATAATACCCAGAGCGAAAATAGAAGCACGGCTGAGGGCACCACCAGAGAACATGTTGAACATTTCAATGATGGTGCCACGCTGTTGCTCAAGCAGTTTGGCAAGTACAGCGGCATCAATACCAGGGATTGGAATAAAAGAGCCAATTCGGAACACAATCAGCGCACCGATAACAAACAGCAGTCTGCGTTTCAGTTCGCCAAGGCCACCTTTGGCACTTTGAAAATCTAATCCCGGTTGTTTAGCCATCTGCTACTTATTCCTCGATTTTACCGCCAGCAGCTTCGATAGCAGCACGAGCGCCTTTAGTCACACGCAGGCCACGAACAGTTACCGGACGAGTAACTTCACCAGCCAGAATCACTTTCGCGAATTCGATCTGGATGCCGATAATGTTTGCCGCTTTCAGCGTGTTCAGGTCAACTACGTCGCCTTCTACTTTAGCCAGATCGGACAGACGAACTTCTGCCGTGATCATTGCTTTACGAGAAGTGAAACCGAATTTCGGCAGACGACGGTACAGAGGCATCTGACCGCCCTCGAAACCGCGACGTACGCCACCGCCAGAACGAGACTTCTGACCTTTGTGACCACGACCACCGGTTTTACCGAGGCCAGAACCGATACCACGACCCAGGCGTTTACCCGCCTTTTTGGAGCCTTCGGCCGGAGACAGAGTATTTAAACGCATCTCTTACTCCTCAACTTTAACCATGAAGGAAACCGCGTTGACCATACCGCGAACAGCAGGAGTATCCTCGCGCTCAACGGTGTGACCAATACGACGCAGACCCAGGCCAAGCAGCGTTGCCTTATGTTTCGGCAGACGACCGATTGCACTGCGGGTTTGAGTGATTTTAATAGTCTTTGCCATGGTCAATTACCCCAGAATTTCTTCAACGGATTTACCACGCTTGGCAGCGACCATTTCCGGGGATTTCATGTTGGCCAGGCCATCAATAGTTGCACGAACCACGTTGATCGGGTTGGTGGAACCATAGGCTTTAGCCAGAACGTTATGAACCCCAGCGACTTCCAGAACGGCGCGCATTGCACCACCGGCGATGATACCGGTACCTTCGGAAGCCGGCTGCATGAATACACGAGAACCCGTGTGAGCACCTTTAACCGGGTGCTGCAGGGTGCCGTGGTTCAGCGCGACGTTAATCATATTGCGACGAGCTTTTTCCATCGCTTTCTGGATCGCTGCCGGAACTTCGCGTGCTTTACCGTAACCAAAACCAACGCGGCCGTTGCCATCACCCACTACAGTCAGAGCTGTGAAGGAGAAAATACGACCACCTTTAACGGTTTTAGATACGCGGTTTACCGCGATCAGCTTTTCCTGCAGTTCGCCAGCTTGTTTTTCGATGTGAGACATCTTACACCTCTACCTTAGAACTGAAGGCCAGCTTCACGGGCAGCATCTGCCAGTGCCTGGACACGACCATGATATTGGAAACCAGAGCGGTCAAAAGAAACATCTTTGATGCCTTTTTCCAGCGCGCGCTCAGCAACAGCTTTACCAACTGCAGCAGCGGCGTCTTTGTTTCCAGTGTACTTCAGTTGCTCAGCGATAGCTTTTTCTACAGTAGAAGCGGCTACCAGAACTTCAGAACCGTTCGGGGCGATTACCTGTGCGTAAATATGACGCGGGGTACGATGTACCACCAGGCGGGTCGCACCAAGCTCTTTGAGCTTGCGACGTGCGCGGGTCGCACGACGGATACGAGCAGATTTCTTATCCATAGTGTTACCTTACTTCTTCTTAGCCTCTTTGGTACGCACGACTTCGTCGGCGTAACGAACACCCTTGCCTTTGTAAGGCTCAGGACGACGGTAGGCGCGCAGGTCAGCAGCAACCTGGCCGATCAGCTGTTTATCAGCGCCTTTCAGCACGATTTCAGTCTGAGACGGACATTCTGCAGTGATACCCGCAGGCAGCTGATGATCAACGGGGTGAGAGAAACCCAGAGACAGGTTTACTACATTCCCTTTGATCGCTGCACGATAACCTACACCAACCAGCTGCAGCTTCTTAGTGAAGCCTTCGGTAACACCGATAACCATTGAATTCAGCAGGGCACGCGCGGTACCAGCCTGAGCCCAACCGTCCGCAAAACCAGCACGCGGACCGAAGGTCAGAGCATTATCTGCATGTTTGACTTCAACAGCATCGTTGAGAGTACGAGTCAGCTCGCCGTTTTTACCTTTGATCGTGATAACCTGACCGTTGAGTTTTACGTCAACGCCGGCAGGAATAACGACCGGTGCTTTAGCAACACGAGACATTCTTTCCTCCGATTAGGCTACGTAGCAGATAATTTCGCCACCAAGACCAGCCTGGCGCGCTGCACGATCAGTCATAACACCTTTAGAGGTAGAAATAACCGCGATACCCAGGCCAGCCATAACTTTCGGCAGCTCATCTTTTTTCTTATAGATGCGCAGACCTGGGCGGCTGACACGCTGAATGCTTTCTACAACAGCTTTACCCTGGAAGTACTTAAGAGTTACTTCCAGTTCCGGCTTGGTGTCGCCTTCAACTTTGAAATCTTCAATAAAACCTTCTTCCTTCAGCACGTTGGCGATTGCCACTTTCAGCTTGGAGGAAGGCATGGTGACCGCAGCTTTATTCGCGGCCTGACCGTTACGGATACGGGTCAGCATATCCGCGATCGGATCTTGCATGCTCATCTGTCTTTACTCCCGTGATTCAATTGGTGACAATTACCAGCTAGCCTTTTTCAGACCCGGGATTTCACCGCGCATAGCGGCTTCACGGACCTTAATACGGCTCAACCCGAACTTCCGCAGGAAAGCGTGCGGACGACCAGTTTGACGGCAGCGGTTACGCTGACGAGACGGGCTGGAATCACGCGGCAGAGTCTGCAGCTTCAGAACAGCGTTCCAACGATCTTCGTCGGAAGCGTTCACATCAGAAATGATCGCTTTCAGTTCAGCGCGTTTAGCGAAGTATTTTTCAGCTAAAGCTACGCGCTTTACTTCGCGTGCTTTCATTGATTGCTTAGCCATGAAGTAACCCTACCTTACTTGCGGAACGGGAAGTCAAAGGCAGCCAGCAGAGCACGGCCTTCTTCATCAGATTTCGCAGTAGTGGTAATGGTAATATCCAAACCACGAACGCGATCGACTTTGTCATAGTCGATTTCCGGGAAGATGATCTGCTCACGGACACCCATGCTGTAATTGCCACGACCGTCGAAAGACTTAGCGGACAGGCCGCGGAAGTCACGAATACGCGGTACAGCAATAGTGATCAGGCGCTCAAAGAACTCCCACATGCGTTCGCCACGCAGAGTTACTTTACAGCCGATCGGATAGCCCTGACGGATTTTGAAGCCTGCAACAGATTTGCGTGCTTTGGTGATCAGCGGTTTTTGACCGGAGATTGCTGCCAAGTCAGCTGCTGCGTTATCCAGCAGTTTCTTGTCAGCGATCGCTTCACCAACACCCATGTTCAGGGTGATCTTCTCGACCCGAGGGACTTGCATGACAGAATTGTAGTTGAACTGAGTCATCAGTTTATTAACTACTTCGTCTTTGTAGTAATCATGCAGTTTCGCCATCGTACTACTCCAAATTACTTGATAGTTTCGCTGTTAGATTTGAAGAAACGGACTTTTTTGCCATCTTCGAATCTAAAGCCTACACGGTCAGCCTTGCCGGTTGCCGCATTGAAGAGTGCAACGTTAGAAACCTGAATAGCAGCTTCTTTTTCAACGATGCCACCCGGTTGGTTCAGGGCCGGAACCGGCTTCTGATGTTTCTTAACCAGGTTGATACCTTCAACAATGACCTTGCCGGAAGACAGGACATTCTTAACTTTACCGCGCTTACCTTTATCTTTACCGGTTAACACGATAACTTCGTCATCACGACGGATTTTAGCTGCCATGATTCGCTCCTTAGAGTACTTCTGGTGCCAGAGAGATGATTTTCATAAACTTCTCAGAACGAAGTTCACGAGTTACCGGCCCAAAAATACGCGTACCGATAGGCTGCTCGCTGTTGTTGTTCAGAAGAACACAAGCATTGCCATCGAAGCGAACGACAGAACCGTCAGGGCGACGAACACCCTTCTTGGTGCGCACCACTACCGCCTTCAGCACATCACCTTTCTTAACTTTACCGCGAGGAATTGCTTCCTTGATGGTAATTTTGATGATATCGCCGACGCCTGCGTAGCGACGGTGCGAGCCACCCAGAACCTTGATACACATTACGCGACGCGCGCCGGAGTTGTCGGCGACGTTCAGCATAGTCTGTTCTTGGATCATTTCAGTGCTCCGCTAATGTCAACTACTACTTCGGGACCTAAAAATCAGGTCGTTAAAAATCCCCATAATCGAGGGCGCGGCATTATAACACCGCTCACAGGATATGGGTAGAAAAAATAAACGGCTCATCGCTGAGCCGTTTATTCTGTTAGAGAGCGCTACTCTATTACAGAACCGCTTTCTCTACAACGCGAACCAGCGTCCAGGACTTAGTCTTGGACAGCGGACGGCATTCGCGGATTTCAACCACGTCACCGATACCGCATTCGTTGTTCTCGTCATGTACGTGCAGTTTGGTCGTACGCTTAATGAATTTACCGTAGATCGGGTGTTTCACAAAACGCTCGATGGCAACAACAATGGATTTCTCCATTTTGTCGCTAACAACGCGACCTTGCAGAGTACGGATTTTATCGGTCATTACGCACCCGCCTTCTCAGTCAGTAAAGTCTTAACGCGTGCGACATCACGACGCACTTGCTTCAACAGGTGAGTCTGTTGCAGCTGGCCACTTGCAGCCTGCATACGCAGGTTGAACTGCTCGCGCAGCAGGTTAAGCAGCTCGGTGTTCAGCTCTTCAACACTCTTCTCACGCAGCTCTTTTGCTTTCATTACATCACCGTCTTAGTTACAAAGGTGGTTTTAATCGGCAGTTTCGCTGCTGCCAGCTTGAATGCTTCACGGGCCAGCTCTTCCGGCACACCATCCATTTCATACAGGACTTT
This window contains:
- the rpsD gene encoding 30S ribosomal protein S4 — its product is MARYLGPKLKLSRREGTDLFLKSGVRAIDTKCKIEQAPGQHGARKPRLSDYGVQLREKQKVRRIYGVLERQFRNYYKEAARLKGNTGENLLALLEGRLDNVVYRMGFGATRAEARQLVSHKAIMVNGRVVNIASYQVGPNDVVSVREKAKKQSRVKAALELAEQREKPTWLEVDAGKMEGTFKRKPERTDLSADINEHLIVELYSK
- the rplQ gene encoding 50S ribosomal protein L17, with product MRHRKSGRQLNRNSSHRQAMFRNMAGSLVRHEIIKTTLPKAKELRRVVEPLITLAKTDSVANRRLAFARTRDNEIVAKLFNELGPRFATRAGGYTRILKCGFRAGDNAPMAYIELVDRAEPQAEAAAE
- the rpsM gene encoding 30S ribosomal protein S13 — encoded protein: MARIAGINIPDHKHAVIALTSIYGIGKTRSKAILAAVGFAEDVKISELSEEQIDTLRDEVAKFVVEGDLRREVSMSIKRLMDLGCYRGLRHRRGLPVRGQRTKTNARTRKGPRKPIKK
- the trkA gene encoding Trk system potassium transporter TrkA — translated: MKIIILGAGQVGGTLAENLVGENNDITVVDTNSDRLRLLQDKFDLRVVQGHGSHPRVLREAGADDADMLVAVTSSDETNMIACQVAYSLFNTPNRIARIRAPDYVRDAERLFTPEAVPIDHLIAPEQLVIDNIYRLIEYPGALQVVNFAEGKVSLAVVKAYYGGPLIGNALSTMREHMPHIDTRVAAIFRHDRPIRPQGSTIVEAGDEVFFIAASQHIRAVMSELQRLEKPYKRIMLVGGGNIGAGLARRLEKDYSVKLIERDQQRAAELAEKLQHTIVFYGDASDQELLAEEHIDQVDLFIAVTNDDEANIMSAMLAKRMGAKKVMVLIQRRAYVDLVQGSVIDIAISPQQATISALLGHVRKADIVSVSSLRRGVAEAIEAVAHGDETTSRVVGRVIDDIKLPPGTIIGAVVRGNDVMIANDNLRIEQGDHVIMFLTDKKYVTDVERLFQPSPFFL
- the mscL gene encoding large-conductance mechanosensitive channel protein MscL, with translation MSFFKEFREFAMRGNVVDLAVGVIIGAAFGKIVSSLVADIIMPPLGLLIGGIDFKQFALTLRPAVGDTPAVIMHYGVFIQNVFDFIIVAFAIFLAIKVINKLHQKKPKEAAGPSKEEVLLTEIRDLLKEQNRHP
- the zntR gene encoding Zn(2+)-responsive transcriptional regulator, which translates into the protein MYRIGELARLAGVTPDTVRYYEKQQMMDHEIRTEGGFRLYSENDLRRLRFIRHARQLGFTLESIRELLSIRIDPEHHTCQESKSIVQARLQEVDSRIQELQNMRVSLQKLNDACCGTAHSSVYCSILETLEQGANGQTGPH
- a CDS encoding DnaJ family domain-containing protein, with amino-acid sequence MWLMDQWAERHILEAQQKGEFDNLPGSGEPLVLDDDSHLDPELRVGYRLLKNAGFLPPELEARREAVLLNDLLKEINHQHPDYQTVSKRLALLELKLKQAGLSTDFLHGSYAHSLASKLEE
- a CDS encoding alternative ribosome-rescue factor A, with the protein product MTRYKHTKGQIQYNAIEALLHDPLFRQRIEKNLKGKGSYQRKGKYGKRGNWEASGKQADRFFTTGLLLLKTVMGDGFALSANREFR
- the rpmJ gene encoding 50S ribosomal protein L36; the encoded protein is MKVRASVKKLCRNCKIVKRDGVIRVICSAEPKHKQRQG
- the rpsK gene encoding 30S ribosomal protein S11 — encoded protein: MAKAPVRARKRVRKQVSDGVAHIHASFNNTIVTITDRQGNALGWATAGGSGFRGSRKSTPFAAQVAAERCAEAVKEYGIKNLEVMVKGPGPGRESTIRALNAAGFRITNITDVTPIPHNGCRPPKKRRV
- a CDS encoding DNA-directed RNA polymerase subunit alpha, coding for MQGSVTEFLKPRLVDIEQVSSTHAKVTLEPLERGFGHTLGNALRRILLSSMPGCAVTEVEIDGVLHEYSTKEGVQEDILEILLNLKGLAVRVQGKDEVVLTLNKSGIGPVTAADITHDGDVEIVKPQHVICHLTDENASISMRIKVQRGRGYVPASARIHSEEDERPIGRLLVDACYSPVERIAYNVEAARVEQRTDLDKLVIEMETNGTIDPEEAIRRAATILAEQLEAFVDLRDVRQPEVKEEKPEFDPILLRPVDDLELTVRSANCLKAEAIHYIGDLVQRTEVELLKTPNLGKKSLTEIKDVLASRGLSLGMRLENWPPASIADE